One Acanthochromis polyacanthus isolate Apoly-LR-REF ecotype Palm Island chromosome 6, KAUST_Apoly_ChrSc, whole genome shotgun sequence DNA segment encodes these proteins:
- the LOC127534568 gene encoding zinc finger BED domain-containing protein 4-like, with protein MADKICSVYFYDPQVKCRLCSTELSYATRNTSSMLRHYKARHEREDNTPGMDTASRKQALNRCIINMIIKDCQPLSIVEDEGFREMLQTLEPSYAIPTRKALKEMVSERYAAETQNIKEKLHSTNAISLTADMWTSVNMEAYLAVTGHFFDTENKMCTTVLGVKYFPKSHTAENIAEVTQDLIDSWAITGKVARFVTDAGANMIASARLLKIGHSPCIAHTLNLIVKKSCDQVSDLTDIRHKTKNIVTYFRSSTLAKEKLSHVQQQMQKPILKLINEVPTRWNSTYQMLSRIASQKEPVWVSLASLKTPLPALTGEEHDIIAEVLIVLAPFNAATVELSEEKRVSGSKIIPMMKMLHHTMQKCAPSLETSVGKKLRHELDKRVTETLNNYESSSHLSLATLLDPRFKALGFLNGTKINDAVKKLKSECAAEMRISGPPSAPQEDQPGPSSHLPASSMSDNLWQQLDMEVARTRTSTSVVADAMIEVQRYLSSANIPRTEDPLEYWKSQKNTYPHLFKLSQKYLSTPASSAPCERIFSKAGEIASKRRNRLSPNMLQKLLFLNKNV; from the exons ATGGCTGACAAAATCTgtagtgtatatttttatgATCCACAGGTTAAATGTCGTCTGTGTTCAACGGAGTTGTCTTATGCAACCCGAAACACATCATCAATGCTACGGCATTATAAAGCTCGTCATGAAAGAGAAGACAATACACCAGGAATGGATACTG cCTCTAGAAAACAGGCCCTCAATCGATGCATTATAAATATGATAATCAAAGATTGCCAACCTTTAAGCATCGTTGAGGACGAGGGATTCAGGGAGATGCTCCAGACTCTTGAGCCATCATACGCAATACCAACCAGAAAG GCTCTAAAGGAAATGGTTTCTGAGAGATATGCAGCAGAAACCCAGAACATTAAGGAAAAATTACACTCCACCAATGCAATCAGCCTTACAGCAGATATGTGGACTTCAGTAAACATGGAGGCCTACTTGGCTGTGACTGGCCACTTCTttgacactgaaaataaaatgtgcaccACTGTGCTGGGAGTTAAATATTTTCCCAAGAGCCACACAGCAGAGAATATTGCTGAG gtCACACAAGATCTGATTGACAGCTGGGCCATCACAGGGAAGGTTGCACGCTTTGTAACTGATGCCGGGGCAAATATGATCGCGTCTGCAAGACTATTAAAAATCGGGCATAGTCCTTGCATCGCACATACTTTAAATTTGATTGTTAAAAAATCTTGCGATCAAGTGTCAGACCTAACTGATATCCgacataaaaccaaaaacatcGTCACCTATTTTCGTTCCAGCACTCTTGCCAAGGAAAAGCTGAGTCACGTGCagcaacaaatgcaaaaaccaATTCTGAAACTCATAAATGAAGTTCCTACACGCTGGAACAGCACATACCAAATGCTGTCAAGAATAGCAAGCCAAAAAGAGCCTGTTTGGGTGAGTCTGGCATCTTTAAAAACACCATTGCCTGCACTTACTGGAGAGGAGCATGACATCATTGCAGAAGTCCTGATTGTGCTTGCCCCTTTTAATGCTGCTACTGTGGAGCTTTCAGAGGAGAAGCGAGTGAGTGGGAGCAAAATAATCCCGATGATGAAAATGCTTCATCATACAATGCAAAAATGTGCTCCATCTCTGGAAACATCAGTTGGAAAAAAACTGCGTCATGAACTCGACAAAAGAGTAACCGAAACCTTGAACAATTATGAATCTTCCAGTCATCTGTCTCTGGCAACCTTATTAGATCCACGATTTAAAGCCCTTGGATTCTTAAATGGGAccaaaataaatgatgctgtgAAGAAACTAAAATCTGAATGTGCTGCAGAGATGAGAATTTCTGGGCCACCTTCGGCACCACAGGAAGATCAGCCTGGCCCCTCATCTCATTTGCCAGCATCTTCTATGTCag ACAACCTGTGGCAACAGCTGGACATGGAGGTGGCCCGTACTCGAACAAGTACAAGTGTTGTGGCTGATGCCATGATAGAAGTACAAAGATACCTTTCATCAGCAAACATTCCCAGAACCGAAGATCCACTGGAATACTGGAAATCTCAAAAGAATACCTACCCACACTTATTCAAACTGTCCCAAAAATATCTGTCTACTCCAGCCTCATCAGCTCCTTGTGAACGAATTTTCTCCAAAGCTGGAGAAATTGCATCCAAGAGAAGAAATCGTTTGAGCCCAAACATGCTTCAAAAACTTCTctttctgaataaaaatgtttaa
- the LOC127534459 gene encoding plexin-A1-like has translation MVSPIECPQILPSTQIYIPAGVMRPITLLAQNLPQPQSGQRNYECIFHIQGNTHSVPALRFNSSSIQCQKTSYDYEGGDISDLPVDLSVVWNGNFVIDNPFNIQV, from the exons ATGGTCTCACCTATT GAGTGTCCTCAGATCCTGCCCTCCACCCAGATCTACATCCCTGCTGGAGTTATGAGGCCGATCACTCTGCTGGCCCAGAACCTGCCCCAGCCTCAGTCCGGACAGAGGAACTACGAGTGCATCTTTCACATCCAGGGCAACACACACAGCGTCCCAGCTCTGAGGTTCAACAGCTCCAGCATACAGTGTCAGAAGACTTCA TACGACTACGAGGGCGGCGACATCAGTGACCTGCCGGTTGACCTCTCGGTTGTTTGGAATGGAAACTTTGTCATCGACAACCCATTCAACATTCAAG tttaa